From a region of the Buteo buteo chromosome 7, bButBut1.hap1.1, whole genome shotgun sequence genome:
- the CPB1 gene encoding LOW QUALITY PROTEIN: carboxypeptidase B (The sequence of the model RefSeq protein was modified relative to this genomic sequence to represent the inferred CDS: inserted 4 bases in 2 codons; substituted 5 bases at 5 genomic stop codons) encodes MWVLLVLIGFSAVSAHQQNLAFDGQKVFHVILQNDEQVEIINSLASNMQVDFWQPHSVTLVRPKMQADFXVEADKCFEVEDLLKESGAAYRVLIDNLQAALDAQFDSKARTTRHSYEKYNSWEMIAAWTADIAAQNPNLVLXSVIGETYEGWPMYLLKKGKRGPNKKAIFMDCGFHAGEWISPAFCQWFVKEVTVETYGEDTVMTILLNSXDFNVLPVVNIDGYVYTXTNIRSHVEKETISHCTGTDPNRNFNAGWCTLGASKNPCDSTYCGSAPESGKETKTLAXVHEHLSTVKAYLTIHSYSQLLLFPYKLPSNXQKLNKIAHAASKQLASLYNTKYTYDPGARTIYPAAGGSDDWAYDQGIKYSFTFELXDTGRYGFILPETQIKPTCEETLLAVKYIANYVLEHLY; translated from the exons atgtgggtGCTCTTGGTTCTCATAGGTTTCTCAGCTGTTTCTGCTCACCAACAGAATCTTGCTTTTGATGG GCAGAAGGTGTTTCATGTGATTCTGCAGAATGATGAGCAGGTGGAAATCATCAATTCCCTTGCCAGCAACATGCAG GTTGACTTTTGGCAGCCACACTCTGTCACACTGGTAAGGCCAAAAATGCAGGCTGATTTCTGAGTGGAAGCTGACAAGTGTTTTGAGGTTGAAGatcttttgaaagaaagtgGAGCAGCGTATAG AGTTCTGATTGACAACCTGCAGGCTGCACTGGACGCCCAGTTTGACAGCAAAGCTCGTACCACCAGACACAGCTATGAAAAGTACAACAGCTGGGAAATG ATAGCTGCTTGGACTGCTGATATTGCTGCTCAGAACCCAAACCTCGTCTT CAGTGTAATAGGGGAAACATATGAAGGATGGCCAATGTACCTTCTCAAA aaggGAAAACGTGGTCCAAATAAGAAGGCCATCTTTATGGATTGTGGTTTCCATGCAGGAGAGTGGATCTCCCCTGCTTTCTGCCAGTGGTTTGTGAAAGAAGTCA CTGTTGAGACCTATGGAGAAGATACTGTCATGACCATACTTCTTAATAGCTAGGACTTCAATGTTTTGCCTGTTGTTAATATTGATGGTTACGTTTACACTTAGACAAATATAA GATCACACGTGGAGAAAGAAACCATCAGCCATTGCACTGGTACAGATCCCAACAGGAATTTTAATGCTGGCTGGTGCA CTCTTGGGGCCTCAAAAAATCCCTGTGATTCCACTTACTGTGGCTCTGCACCTGAGTCTGGAAAGGAGACCAAGACTTTGGC GGTTCATGAACATCTTTCTACAGTCAAGGCATACTTGACGATTCACTCCTATTCCCAGCTGCTACTGTTTCCTTACAAATTACCATCAAATTAGCAGAAACTG AATAA AATTGCTCATGCTGCATCCAAACAGCTGGCCAGTTTGTATAATACCAAATACACATATGACCCAGGAGCTAGAACAATCT ATCCTGCTGCAGGGGGCTCTGACGACTGGGCTTACGATCAAGGCATCAAGTACTCTTTCACTTTTGAGCTCTGAGACACTGGTAGATATGGTTTTATTCTCCCTGAAACTCAGATAAAGCCAACCTGTGAAGAGACTTTACTTGCTGTTAAATATATTGCCAATTATGTCCTTGAGCACTTGTATTAG